TGTCTGCAGTCCTGTGGTCAGCTGGTCCCacctttcttcattctttcatttaattttataccttattctctttctctcatCTCAGCATTCACTTTTTTTGCCACGGTCATGCTGTGCTTCCTCCAGCCAGTCTCCTCCCAAACAGACAATCCACCCCTCATTACTTCTTGCCCATTGGTCTCAGTTTTGCTACATCTGAAACAGAGCCTGGCATTTCTGATATCATTACCAAGGCAATCTCAGCCTTATGTGGTATTACTGATATGGTATGGGAGGCCTTGCAAGGTTCTACCCTGCAAGAGTTGCCTCAGGCACCACTATAATTATCTGGTTCCTCCTGGTTAATATAGTTTACTTCACACACTCCAAGACAAATAATTCTACTTCAGCCTTGATTCCTCTGCCTAGCTCCAGTTACCTGTAGGCACTTTCTTATCTCACACATGGACAGTTTGCATAGCAgagcaaaatgttttccatgCTGTTTTTATGCTTTCACAGCATCCCACTCCCTCAGCTGCTTGTTTACAAGTCTTTGCCCTTGAAGCACTCTTGGGAGAGGCTCCAGGCACCCTGCAAAGGCCTTAGCAGGTTACACAGCCTGGATCTCCAGAGGGGCTTCATGTTCACAGTGGGTTTCTTCTACCTGTTGACACACATTAGTGTCCAATGTCACAGCAAGCCATTTGTGTTTTTAACTACTTGTGTTTTAAATACACTTGGATCCTATTCCTGTGCATCCTGCATCTAGGATGTATGTTTAGAAACAAGGAAGGCATAACTTCTTATGAATTTGTACTAGATCTTACAGGATCTACACCCCAAGAGGTGGGACAGAGCAGGAAACACATTATCCAGACTTTGGGGTAGTATTACATGTCAGCCCTTCAGTGtataaaaaaaagccttctgttATAACAGCAATACACACTGTACTTCTAGTTTAAGTTCAAACATCTGAGCTAGAATTACCCATGGGAATACTGCTCTTATTGCATCTACCAAGGCAAACAGCTGCAGGGTCTGCTATCTACAACActgtaatgcatttttaaaaaaaaaaacctgactaCCTTCTGTTATGGTCTTTAGACAATACAGAACATAGCTTACAAGTaacattgatttattttttttaatgggaatcAAAAGGCAACCTTGCATTTCCAAGAACACAATTGCTCAGAGAAGcccttctgtgtatttttttccaaactaaagCATTTAAAGCTTATCATCACACAACATTAACAATTTACATTAGTATCTTTCACAGGCAGGAAATGCTAGGAAAGTTACAGGCTAGAGTGCTGGCATGAATCAATGCCCCAACTGAGTTATGCTACTGGACTTACATCTACTAGATAAAAGAGCAGATGTGCTGGGGTGAAAAAGGCATTGCCTCCAGAGGGATTTAAGCATCTGTGTTTCCAAAAAGCCTAGCAAAGTGCAACACACCTCAATTGTACACCACCACTACAAACATTTAGGCTAGCACTACTACTGTTTTGCCATTGTAACTAGTAAGACGTTCAAACATAGACAAGGGTTTAGTCACAATACCAGAAAGCAGAGACAGACATTTATTCAGTGTGCATGTACTCACAACCTGAGAAAAGTCAGCCAAGATGATGCCTTCACTTAACTGAGAAGCAAAAAACAGCAGGACATGCAATATGATCTTAAGAAAGCAGATTGCTTTCTACAGTCTCTTTTTCACTGATGTACCTCAATGACACATACAGAGCCAGGAGACACACTAAGATACCACATCATGTCTTGCATAAGCTTTCCTGTAGTAACCAGGGCTGCAATACCTGTTTGAACATGCCCTACCCTTGTAGCTAAAGAACACAACAGGAAGCTCATTCCTTCAGCAATTCTATTACGTGCTCAGACAGGTAACTTTAAGCCTAGCCACTTATAGACAAAGCTACTAAAGCTAATACAAGGTACGTGTCTTAGCTAGTGAGGAGccttacagggaaaaaaaaaatacaacttgaATATAAGAAATTTTGTATAGTAAGGAGAGAGGACACAAGTAAAAGAACAGCTAAAGTCAGCACATGAAGCCAGCATGCAAAACCTCAAGGGCACTCACCGAAGCTTGAGGTTCTTCTTCAAAGCAGCAAAGCACTATTATCAACACTCATAAACTATAAAATTTGAGTAAAACTGACTAAATAGTATAGAGAAAAGCCCACCACTAaagactttgaaaaataaaccctacgttttctctctttttctgttcccCCTTCAAGCTTTTCTTGTTCACGCCCAACCACAAGCAACTAAGCTAGTATTTGTACCCACTAGTTATTCAGTAGGTTGCAATTAAGTAAGAAGCCATACAAGTGGCTCCCATCAGCACTACCTCATTGTAACCACCTGTGCTGTTGTAGGCCTTTACAGCTACAAATCCCTACACAGGTTTAAAAAAGGGTGACTCGGTCTGTAAGGTCACCTTATCATTGCTCAGTGCACGTGCTATAGCAGAATATACTCCTGAAGGATGCTTAATGCCTTGCTCTTCTTCAGATGATCTTAACAGCTGAAGCTAAGTACCTACAAATCACTCTTTAATTACAAAACCTGTTGACTGTTCTTAATTGCCTCGTTTCTATGAATTTATAAAAAAGACCTGCTGAGGAAGCTGCTAGCAAATCTAACACACAAAGATGGTGGGAAGAACTAGGATGCAATGATACTCTTCTGAATGTAGCCATTGGGCTTTCACCTCAGTTTTCCATGGTGAGGCTTGTGAATAGGGAGCAACTGTTGTGAGAGGTGGAAAGTGATATGTGTGCCAAAACTGGGAGTTGCTTCTTTTAGAGAAAGCACCAAAGAGGTATTTTAAGTAACCAAGGTGTCTCTAATTTCTGTAATACTTGGGACAATATAAACTAAATCTTGAGAGTTATATTTAGTAGCTGATGACTAAGACCAAAGACAAGTAGGGTGCTTGATGGATGACAGGGGAAGTCTATGCGCCCCTGAGCGGCACATTTGTGGCCTCAGCCTTTCCcaggtttgttttgcttctgctttttcactTGGCAGCTTGGCACAATGCTCTTTCAGGGCTCCCTTAGAGCAGTCGGAGGGGTTTAAAGACACCAAGAGGCTAGCTGCCTTCACCCGTGGGCATCTTGTGCTTCCGGGCCCCATTTCTCCCCGCGCCCCACGGTTTCCACGGCGACAAGCACGTCTCCCGCAGGCCGGCCCAATGGATCATAGAGAATCTGGCCTAGAAAAGCTCCAGGGGAGTTCTTTCCCGGAGCGGCTCCCGCTCACTGAGGGGCGGGGCTAAAACAacggaggcggcggcggcggcagctgGCGCGGCTTCCAGCTGCCTCCCGGCGAGGTGACCTCACACGAGATGGCGGCCGGATGGCGGCTTCACTTGCCAGGACGCAAGATGGTCGCCAGGCCCAGGGTGGGGTCCGGAGGCCGCCGAGTGCGCATGCGCGGGTGTGCACTCCGGCGGAGGAACGGCGGGGGCAGCGCCGGTAACGGACGCAGGTAGGAGGCGCTGCGGGGAGGGGTGCAGGGCGgcgcttcccccccaccccggtgcCGGCCTGGGTTTGTCTCATCGCCTGCAGCGGGGCTGTCAGTctgggcaggatgggggagacacCCCCACCTTAGTGTAGTGGGGCAGTccgggcggggtgggggtggcacCCCCTTCAGTGCAGTGGGGCAGTCCGGGTGGGGTTAATAAGGGTGGGGGttcccccccccacacacattGGTAGGATCCCGGCGTGTACCTTTCCACGTTACTCCGGATGGTTCCACGTGGGCACGGGGGGTGCCCGCCTTGCCTGCTGTCAGTGCCCGTGGGCAGGGGTCTCGGTCCGTCTGTCCCCCGCCCTGGAGCGAGTGGGGGTCCCGCTCCCGCCCCCTTGTAAGGTCCCAGCAAGCGCAGGCGGGCCTGGCATTGCCGCCTCCCCTGCCGTGGGGCAGGTGATGAGGGGAGTCCGCCCCGCCTGTAGGTGTGGAGCCCGGCTCCGGGTGCCACGTCGCTGACGGCCCTACCCGTGGCCTACCGCCGCCACACGACTCCGGGCGGGCCCCCCGCCCCCTGGGGCCTGGTTGGGGAGCCCACCCAAACGGCAGGCATGCCCCTGCCTGGCCACCACCTCCTTTCTGGGGCTGGAGGCCTCCCCTCAGCGCAGGGGCACCTTGCAGGTGGGGTGCTGGCAGTGGCACCGTTGCTTGGGCTCGCCCTCTCGGGGGCCAAAGCAATGGCATCCATGTCTCCAGCCTTGCTCTGCAGGCAttgcctgcctccccctgctTCTTTCCTGCATGGGGGATGTCGGCTGCATTAGCTGGTGACCAAGTGCTGTGTTTTTCAGGCCTAAACACTACAGAGCAATCCCCTGGCTTTGGTGGCTGGGATTCTTTCAGTCCTTTGGTTCCTTCAGTCCTTTGCTGCTGGTGGTCAAAGCTGGGGAGTTTGGGGGGTGACTGCAGCGTTGAAAGGTTTGCGTAGGTGAAAAGGCTCCTTGGCGAGAAGGTGGAGCTAGTGTAGCAGAAACTCCTGCTTGCCGCTGCTTGGGTACAGCAGCAAAAAGGACTTCTCACCTTGTGCTTCTTGTTAAGTCTTAACAAGAACAGGCTCTGTCTGTGTAGTAATCCCTTCTAGCTTCTCTGATTCTGCTCTTTAGAGTTGTTTTCTGTAAGGGTTTCATATTTACTTCCAGATCTGTAATTTGAGGCCAGAGTTACCTGGCAATGGTCCCCCTACCAGTGCTGAGGAAATCTGCTACAGGATTAGTACTTAACACTGGTGGTAACATCATGGGAAACCAGTTCTTCATCtaatacatttttcttgcagtgtAAAACAATGAATTGTTTAGAAAAGGGATGCAGTGTGCTGTTAAGTCAAATGTCTTACTGGATTCCAGGACTATGAGATCTACCCGGTTACCTCTATTAATGAACCTTGTAATCTCTTTAAGGAATGAGATCTGATTTAACAAGATTGCTCTGCTGGAACGCATTTCCACAGACACTACCAGCTGTTTCAAGATGTTAACTGCCGTCCGCGTGGCAGTTCTGTTGACGTGTATGAACTCCGCAGGAGTGAGGGAAGCACCTGACGGAAGCACATGATTGCCTGTAATAAGGGTGTTACCAACCCTCTCGTGATACAGAGGCATCTGTGATTATTGAATTAGTAAACAGTATTGGGAAATGTCCTCTTAGCCTCTCCAAAGTAGCACATTTCCTTGCCTGGCCCAGGTGGTATCAGGTTTTCAAAggctttatttctttactgttCAGATGTCGGGCTGCCAGGAGTCTGATGTTGGGGAGTTTGTTAATGTTTCGTGTGGGATTGTGTTTGAGGTTCCCTTGAAACTCTCCATTCACAGGTGGATTATCTGAGGAAATGTGGCGTTAGGATTTCTGAAGTAGTACGGTGGAGAAATTGGGAATCTTGGAGATATATCTGCCTCTAAGAGGGTGCATGGGATCAAAGTTTGGTCAGAGGAGCCTAAATTTTGTGGAGTGTGTGTCTAGATAGGAGCTTTCCTGGAATAGGATTTTGAGACTTTTTTTGGTTTAAGTGAAGGCTCTTTCAGATTAATTTAGTGAAATGGCTCCATGGAGGGATTTCCCTTCTTACTGAACAGAGTCCTGCCAGAATCTAAGTAGCCACGGAGGAATCTGTGCTTTGTTAGCTCCCTGGGGTACCATGCGTGGGGTGGGAAGAAGTGTGCAGAACCTGGTCTGTGCTTGCAAAATGGACTTGTCATTGATGGATAAGCCTGACCAGATGAAGACACCCATGACTGTTTCCTCTGACTGAGAATGTCACTCATGGGGCCTGTAAGGAATTTAGGTGCCCAGCACCAGGCACTATGCAGGGACAGGTCAGAGGGCAGCAGCTTTTTAATGGGTACAGCTCCAGCCTGGCTTCCCAGTCCTGTCTGGCCATGGGGAATGTCTAGAAATAGGATCCCCTCTTCAGTGGTTTATCCAGCAGGTGGATTTATTGTGTAGCGGAAGCAGAGACACAGAGCTGGTATATTTTTCTGGCCTTCTGCTTTAGCTAGTAAGCCACCCAAAATCCAGAATATGCAACAGAGGCAGCGTAATGATAGCTAAAGCAAGCACAGACATACCCTGAAGTATTATTTGGGATATTCTAGCCTATATTACCCATGTAGTGGATAATGAACAGGAGAGTCATCCTGTTACTGTGGTCATGTCTGCAGATGATTATTTCGGGTTCCTGAGTGGCAACATCAGCATATAGAAATCATCTGGTCCTGCTTAGAAGACTGGGTTAGGCCAAGATTAATGCATATGGCTCTGTGGCCAACTCAGTACAACCAGCTTCAGCTGTGGAAGGCTGAAGCTCTGTCTTGTTGTACGGCCAAAGGGTTGCTGAGTCGCTGTGGGACGTAATGACTTGTGAATCCAGCTGTGAGCTGGCTAGGAAGTTAAAGCATATGTGGAGCCCCAAGCTGCGGTGTGTTTCCAGCCGCCATATGCCAGCACTCTCAAACAAAAGCAACGCTTTCCTGGTAGCCAGTATTCAAATATCCTTCTCAAAAAGATAAGATCTGCAAACGTCACTGGCAGGAGCAGCGCCAGATGTCAGAAGCGGAGGTGGAAGTTTCTGAAATAAAGGCTAGTTGCTTTCTAATTTACGAGCTTGTTGCTTTATGACTGTGCGTTAGAAGTTCAGCATGTATGAATGGTAGCTAttccctcctgcagctcctcttcCCATTCCTACTTCAAGCCTAATGTTGAAAAGTTCTGACATACTCAATGAGTAATGCTCCATTCCAAGGAAAAGGTTATGAAAATACCAGTGTGGCAAGCTTAAATAACACAGGGCTTTGGATGTAGAAGCAAAATCTACTTTTTACGGGCAACTAtgatctgtttcttttcatctgCACATTTGTGGATggggagggaaaataaaaagtaaagaatGACCTAACTACTATCCCAGCAAAGTGAAATCACTTATAAATGTCAGTGGGCTGGAGGGTTTGCACATCTGTGAGGAAGCGatgagggagaaggagaggagatAGAACTTCACCTTCTTTAAACAGCACCATAGCATGTAAATGACAAAATGAGGTGTCTGGAAACCAGCAGCTGTGGTTTGTGCAACATGTGCTTAGTGAAGCATCGTACATGTGTAAAGTGCAGCGGTAAGGACTAAGCCTAGAGTGAGCTTTGCTTTCAAACAGGTGTTGGGTAGTGAACTCAAGTCCAGGTTAAAAATAGCCCTAGCAGGTCAGGCTGTTGGCCTGTCTCGCCTTGCGTTCTGCCCCGCAGTGGCACCAGGAGTTGCTGCTTAGGGGAAGTGTGTGAGCCTGGCTACTGCCTGGGGGCCTTTCCACTTGTCCACCCCTAGCAAGTGCAGCCCTCGGATTAGGGATGCTAGAGGTGATTCCTCTGCCAGTTCCCTTTTGCAGCTCTTTGTGTACAGCTGTTTTCCATGAATTTGTTTAATCCTTCGAACCTGCCACCCACCTCTGCAACCTCCTTTGGCAGCAAATGTCAGATGTTTGCTTCCTGTCAggtaaagaattattttcatgtgCTTTAAACTGATTTCCTGCTAGTTACAGTGAGTGCTCCCAGTTCTTGTGATCTGGCACGCAACAGTTCCACCTTCACCTTATCCACTGTGTGTGGTACTCTGTAAACCTTGATCATATCCCCCTTCAGccttttctctctgcctggAGTCCCAGCTGTTTAATCTTTCCTCAGCAAGCAGCTGCCTCAGTCCCTTGATTGTTTTAGTTGCCCTTCTTCAATGTCCCTCATCTCTGTGTCTCAGGAATTTTGTAGTGAGTTTAGATGTACACGCAGTGGTCAAGGTCTGGATGCACTGAGGTTCATGTGGTGCAAAATGATGCTGTCTGCTTGTTCTCTGTCCCATTCATGAAGGCACCCAGTGCTCTGGTGGCTTCATTTGCCCTTGAGCCAGGCTTCTGCAGAAGGCTCTTGGTGAGAGGCACAGGACTCATCGGTGGGTCAGTTGGCTTAGCTCTTGCTAACCTTCATCGTTATACAACACATTCTTGATTCCTTTTCAATTCATGACCGCACAAAATGCAATTTCCCCTTGACGCTTGTCTGTCTTTAATTACACCTATAAGAGTTCATTGTTTGGCTGAATTCCCCTCCAGGCTGTGTCTTCCTTTTATCTGGCCGTGGGTTTTGGCATGGTAGGGATGCAGAATGGTGGCTCTGCTCCATGAGTCCACCAGGGTTCTGCAGCTGTATCCAGTTGAAGTCTCGTGCTTTGGCTGGGAGCGGAGCCAATGTGCAGTTTCAGTCTAGTGATGTAATTGATTGGAACAAATGCTGCGCCTGCCTCTTCTGAGCTAGTTATGAGGAATTCCTTGGGCTAGGCAGAGTGgaagttatttttgcttttctcatctTGCCTAGAAGTGGGCAGACTCATGGCTTCTGGGAAATGCTGAATGGGACTGGAGTTTCATCAGGTTTCATACCCAGCCGTTTATTCTTCCTCTTGATCTTCCGCTTGCTGCAGCTGATGTTTCAAGCCCAAGAAAGCTGGCTGGTGCGTAGTTTCCCGTTTCTGATGTGCTCATTCTTATCCTCATCCTTACTATGAACTTGTCCCCACAACATATATCAGGTGGGTGAGTGCGGATCCTGGAGGGCTGAGATGGGAATGACTTCTAGCCGTTTAGCTTGCTTGTGACAGCGTTTAGTGACCCTGTTGTCACCTCTCGTGTACACTGTGGACAGAGCTTCTTAGGATGGCACGGGCTGGGGAAGCTGACTTACACTGATTTAAGAACCCTTAACATCTCACCAGATACACAAGAGCCTCTGAAGAGGTGCCTTGTGTTTTGCCTTTGGTCTGTAGCAACTTGAGTGTGAGAGGGGGCTTAGTCTGAAAAGCATGAGAGTATGTTGCAGGAGGATGATGATCCCACCTCCTGTCCTTGCCTCACACCTCAGTCCCCTGTGAACATACAGTGACTTGTACTGGTATAAGGCTGCTGGTtccacttgttttatttctgtatatattGCTGCCTGACCAAAGCATCTTTATTTCAGACACTGATCCTAAAATTCAGGCTACCCAAGACAAGCTGGACAGCTGCTAAGTGACTCTTGGTTGCCTTTGTTGCATGATGGCAGCATGTTTGCTGCATGCTGTCATGTTCTGCTCGTGTCTTTTCATGCCACAAAGCAGCAACGCTGCTTGCCATAAATAACTCCTGTCCAAGACAGCCCAGGTGCAGTCAGCTGTGACTGCTGGGGGAAAGCAGTATGTACATGCGAGATTATATCACAGCtgttgtaatttttatttggctAAAAATTTACAGGGGTACCTGAAAATGTCAGTGACTATGTGTGTTTTCTGAAGGTGGCTCTCTTATTTGCAGCTACCTAACTTGATTCCTCTTGTGACCTTGCCTTTAACAAGCTGGAAAGAGCTAATCAGCTACTTGCTGGATAACAAAGAACTTTACAGGGTAAAGGATGGGGCAGCCTGCTCACGAAGAGACAGTTGTACCCCCGGGAGCCCACAGCCTGGCCTCAGATTTAGTGCAGCAGACAGCTTTTAGGCTCTTAAATCCCCTCCAATCCACTTTTGAACGGCTTCTTGAAGCAATGTGAATTCTGATCTCTACTGGCAAAGATTTACCAATTAATCTATTCAACTTTTAGTTAATTTAAGAAATTgaatctggtttttttttccctctctctctctcctgcagGAGCAACAATGGATTGGCCCCAACAAAAGTGTACCAGGGGTTGGGAGAAGACATCCCATCTGAAATGGAGGTGATTGAGGGAGCTGAACACTGAGTACACCAACATGGGGTTGCGACTCTTGGCTTGTCTTTTTCATTTGCCCACTGCAGTGATCTACGGGTCTCTGTCACTGTTCGTTTCCATTTTGCACAACGTATTCCTCCTGTACTACGTGGAcacctttgtttctgtttacaaGATTGATAAACTGTCCTTTTGGATAGGAGAGGTTAGTAATTtccatagatttttttccctcttaattAAGACATTCTGAAATCAAGACTACTCCTTGCCTAGAAGCCTGAAGAGCATTAGCTGTAATAGCAGTGTTCCCCTTTGGAGATGGAGCAAGGGAGCCATGTGAGTGCTAGCTTGGGCTTTTCAGTTTTCCCCACTTACATAAACAGAGAACAAGCTGGGATAGAAAACCCAGAGACTTTGTTCTCAAGGCTGCCTTTCCTCTGGGGACATTGGGGTTTTTCACAAGCAGGGAAAGCCACTGGTCCCTCTGTGTTAATGTGGCAGTTgcctcagacagaggaactgtACCGCGGTGAGGGGGTAGGGGGGTGCGCTGGAACAGTTCCTGCTGGTTGTTCGCTGTGCCAGCTCAGTGCTGTTTGCTTCAGTAACAGAACTGAGTCTTTGTGGGAGCTGTCCTGTGGTTTGTTTTACTGTCCTGCTTTCTTTCCTAGACAGTGTTTCTGATCTGGAACAGCCTCAATGACCCTCTGTTCGGCTGGCTGAGCGACCGGGTGTTCCTTAGCACACAGCAGTAAGTTAAGTTCTGCTTCCAGTAGAGGCTGGAAGTTGTTTAGTCTCTGGGGGAGGTGATGTGAAGTTGGCAGCTTTAAAATGATGGCATGGGAATGGTTTCTGGGGCATGGAACTCTTAAATACCTCTATTTTCCTTGGTGTGAAGTACTATGCTTTTTGCATGTTATTTCAGTACCTGGCTGTAGAGAGGAAGTCACGCACCTATCAGGTAGATGTGACCCTAAACCTTAACAATTACAAGTGGTATAGAACCTAAAGTATGGGCATCTAAAATCTCAAGCCCCTGCTGTATGAGCAAGCCTCTTAGTGGGGTGTTGAAGAGTGTCTGTGCATGGTTTGGGAGATGCgagggggaggaaggacaaTTCTTTCCACCTGGAATGCCTCAGATGAGTTGTTCCCAAACTCCCCGGATCATGGATCGCTGCTGCCATTAGCACTTCTCATGTCTTCATGTCAAgtgtttaatgaaaattatgGTGTGGCTTCCTGCAGCTAGTAAAAACTTTAAGTGCTCATTGAAATAACTTATGTTGTGCAAAGCACAGACAGTGCAGCGCTATCAAAGAGATGCTtgctctggagaaaaaaaagaccctttCCTTCATGCTTTTTGGCATTCTTAAACCCATACCTTCAGTGTATTCACATATTAGCTAAGAAGGTATCTGATATGGGTGCATGTTGCATgagcaaaagctgcatttgtGCCTATGCTGCTTATATGACTTCCCTGGAGAGGGAAAATACATGGTCATGTAGGGTTTTGTCTAGCTGTCTAAAGtttttgtcttctcttgcaGGCCAGGAGCAGAGATTTCCTCCCCAGAAGTAGTTCTGAAGAGGCTCAGGGCGCTAAGCCACAATGGTCCCCTCTTTGCCATCTCTTTCCTGGCTTTCTGGGTTGCCTGGGCTCATCCTGGTTTGCAGTTCCTTCTTTGCCTTTGCATGTACGACAGCTTTCTCACCATGGTCGACCTCCATCACAATGCCTTGCTTGCAGACCTGGCTGTTTCAGCAAAAGACAGGACTAGCCTCAACTTCTACTGCTCCCTCTTCAGTGCCAtaggctccctctctgtcttcATGTCCTACACAGTGTGGAACAAAGagaacttcttttcctttcgCATATTTTGCATCGTGCTGGCCCTCTGCTCCATTGTTGGTTTTACCCTGTCCACGCAGCTGCTCCGCCAGCGGTTTGAGGCTGATGGGAAAGCGAAATGGGACCAAGAATCAACCCTAAAAGAGTAAGTGTCACCAATTCCGTGGCAGGAACAAAGGCTTGATGTAGATCTGTAGAGTCCTTTTATGCATTGCAGCAAACTAAACATGTGGGAAGATACAGGATGAGGCAAATTTTTATTAATCATCTGTGGTTCTTGTTTGTTGATTCAGTTTTCAGAATCACCTCTGTCACACTGGCTACTAATGCCCTCTGAGAATAGGACAAAACTATCTCGTGACACCCCTGGCCCAAACTGGAGGCAGAGCCCTGACCCACTGTATGGCCATCCAGTGTTTGGAACATGAAATGAGTTAATATCTAGAGCACCCAGTGAGGCCTGTGAGTGGCAAAATGTCAGAAGCAGCTTATGAAAGCATTCCTGCTTGAGCGTGAGACCACCTTGCTGCCCATTCCTATGGAGTTGGACAAGCAAATGTCTCTTACCCTTTTGCTCGCTTCAGTTACCTGATGTGGCTGGGCTGTCGGTGGGCCACGATGCAGCTGGTTTTCCCTGTTCAGCTCCCTTGCTTTTCCTTGGGCTGCCTCACTTGTCATCTTTTGTTATGAGCTGCCAGCATTATGCTGTACTAACACAGCAGTTCCTGATGAGATCTGCCAGGTGAGCTAACCACAGGGATCTGGAGGAGGAGTGTATGCGTAGTGGAATGGCTAATAAAAGAATGCTTTTTTGGacagaaatctgatttttggGTTCAGAAGACAAATGTTCTTTGGGAGACCTGTTGCCTGTGGTTCTGCTAGCAATAAGCAAATGTTGTTGTAGCCTCTACTGTTCTgttttgctccagggaaaggGAAGTTGGGACTAGAGCTAAGGAGAGACAGCTCTTCATCTACTCAGAGAGAGCTGGGGGCTCTCCCCTGCTTGGTGTGAGGGGTTcacagttgctttttttccctcctctccctttaGGCTGTACATTGAGAAACTGTCTGTCCCCCAGGAGAAGAGGATCACCCTGGCAGAGTATCTCCAGCAGCTTTCCCGGCATCGCAACTTCCTCTGGTTTGTCTGCATGAACCTCGTCCAGGTAGGTGCAGCAGTGACAAGTGATTCAGAGGATGTGTGCTGGCTCTGGCTGTTTGGGACAGTGATTTAGCAGTCTGAGTTCCCCAGGAAGGGCAGAGATATTTCCAGCACCCACTTGCTCGTGGAGCCTCCTGCACACACTGGCTAATTCAGCAGCTGGTAGCCACTCTTTCTGCTTGTGACCCAAGGATACTTCCTGAGCAAGCTGTGGGgtgctccttcctctctctgcagcATAGGCTGAATTACAGGGGCTGGCTGAGCTCTGTGCAGCCCCATCTGGGGTGCAGAAGCACAAGGCCTGGCTCGTGGTGGGGACAAGTTCAGGAGTGCAGTTTGCTGGTATGGCTGTCAGCACAGTCTCCTGCTTTCCTGAGGCTCACAGTACAGTTCTCACTGTCCAGCTGGATGTGCCTCCCAGCTGGCTTTTgccatttctgttcttcatccTCTTCAGTGATTACTACCAAATGCTGGTGGCCTGCCCAGCTTTCCTTATGTGCTGCAACTACAGCTCCCATCTCCCTGGGGATCCCTCAGGTGCCCTCAGGCGCAG
The genomic region above belongs to Phalacrocorax aristotelis chromosome 12, bGulAri2.1, whole genome shotgun sequence and contains:
- the SLC68A1 gene encoding transmembrane protein 180 isoform X1 produces the protein MAAGWRLHLPGRKMVARPRVGSGGRRVRMRGCALRRRNGGGSAGNGRRSNNGLAPTKVYQGLGEDIPSEMETVFLIWNSLNDPLFGWLSDRVFLSTQQPGAEISSPEVVLKRLRALSHNGPLFAISFLAFWVAWAHPGLQFLLCLCMYDSFLTMVDLHHNALLADLAVSAKDRTSLNFYCSLFSAIGSLSVFMSYTVWNKENFFSFRIFCIVLALCSIVGFTLSTQLLRQRFEADGKAKWDQESTLKELYIEKLSVPQEKRITLAEYLQQLSRHRNFLWFVCMNLVQVFHCHFNSNFFPLFLEHLLSDQISVSTGSFLLGVSYIAPHLNNLYFLSLCRRCGVYAVVRGLFFLKLALSVVMLLAGPDQVYLLCIFIASNRVFTEGTCKLLNLVVTDLVDEDLVLNRRKQAASALLFGMVALVTKPGQTFAPLIGTWLLCAYTGYDIFQRNPLSNVVSAQPKVESAAALEPTLRQGCFYLLVFVPITCALLQLLSWSQFSLHGKRLQMVKAQRQSLTQGRAPEVKTI
- the SLC68A1 gene encoding transmembrane protein 180 isoform X2 codes for the protein MGLRLLACLFHLPTAVIYGSLSLFVSILHNVFLLYYVDTFVSVYKIDKLSFWIGETVFLIWNSLNDPLFGWLSDRVFLSTQQPGAEISSPEVVLKRLRALSHNGPLFAISFLAFWVAWAHPGLQFLLCLCMYDSFLTMVDLHHNALLADLAVSAKDRTSLNFYCSLFSAIGSLSVFMSYTVWNKENFFSFRIFCIVLALCSIVGFTLSTQLLRQRFEADGKAKWDQESTLKELYIEKLSVPQEKRITLAEYLQQLSRHRNFLWFVCMNLVQVFHCHFNSNFFPLFLEHLLSDQISVSTGSFLLGVSYIAPHLNNLYFLSLCRRCGVYAVVRGLFFLKLALSVVMLLAGPDQVYLLCIFIASNRVFTEGTCKLLNLVVTDLVDEDLVLNRRKQAASALLFGMVALVTKPGQTFAPLIGTWLLCAYTGYDIFQRNPLSNVVSAQPKVESAAALEPTLRQGCFYLLVFVPITCALLQLLSWSQFSLHGKRLQMVKAQRQSLTQGRAPEVKTI